The Bacteroidetes Order II. bacterium genome includes a window with the following:
- a CDS encoding helix-turn-helix transcriptional regulator yields the protein MVKTLHEYVQHHRVAFAETLLRDTSDSLAEVALWVGYKTQSAFTMDSV from the coding sequence TTGGTCAAAACGCTACACGAGTATGTACAACACCACCGCGTCGCATTTGCCGAAACCTTGCTCCGAGATACAAGTGATTCGCTTGCGGAGGTTGCGCTTTGGGTGGGCTACAAAACGCAAAGTGCCTTCACAATGGATAGCGTTTAA